Proteins found in one Thermaerobacter subterraneus DSM 13965 genomic segment:
- a CDS encoding phosphoribosyltransferase, with the protein MTAISQPVKKYLTWQDIEQLVDRLLQQIRIDEYDAMLVITRGGMVPACLISEKTGMRNILVAAVMFYTGVGETLDRPTFLQFPPDPYLKGKRVLIVDDVWDSGRTVAAVRHRVEEAGGHPAVAVMHFKPQRSVVPGRPDYYAEETDEWIVYPWDPESER; encoded by the coding sequence GTGACCGCCATCAGCCAGCCGGTGAAGAAATACCTGACGTGGCAGGACATCGAGCAGCTGGTCGACCGGCTGCTGCAGCAGATCCGCATCGACGAGTACGATGCCATGCTGGTGATTACCCGCGGCGGCATGGTGCCGGCCTGCCTGATCAGCGAAAAGACGGGCATGCGCAACATCCTGGTCGCGGCCGTGATGTTCTACACCGGGGTGGGGGAGACCCTCGACCGCCCCACCTTCCTGCAGTTCCCGCCCGACCCCTACCTGAAGGGGAAGCGCGTGCTGATCGTGGACGACGTCTGGGACAGCGGCCGCACCGTGGCCGCTGTGCGCCACCGGGTGGAAGAGGCGGGCGGCCATCCCGCCGTGGCCGTCATGCACTTCAAGCCCCAGCGCTCGGTGGTGCCGGGGCGGCCGGACTACTACGCCGAGGAAACCGACGAGTGGATCGTCTATCCGTGGGATCCCGAATCGGAGCGGTAA